A genomic window from Levilactobacillus yonginensis includes:
- a CDS encoding polyprenyl synthetase family protein yields the protein MPIDAQLKEFETTWVPQLNAPLAAAIATDSGDARLAEAMQYSVLAGGKRLRPLLTVATMQARGESFDSKRHWRPVMALELLHTYSLIHDDLPAMDNDDLRRGEPTNHVKFGAGMATLAGDGLLTLAFQWLTATDLPAQTQAALTLALAQAAGPHGMVAGQAKDIQSEHVDLPLARLRVLHKEKTGALLHYAVQAGLILSETPQNQWAPYLQFADAFGLAFQIYDDILDVVSTPQELGKATQKDAGEAKNTYPGKLGLQGANQALIDTIQAGQTALQALPASAARNQLAAFFSYFDTKRVENR from the coding sequence ATGCCGATTGATGCGCAGTTAAAAGAATTTGAAACGACCTGGGTCCCACAATTGAACGCGCCCTTGGCGGCAGCGATTGCTACAGATAGTGGCGATGCGCGTTTGGCTGAAGCGATGCAGTATTCTGTTTTGGCCGGCGGCAAGCGGCTGCGGCCCTTGTTAACTGTAGCGACCATGCAGGCGCGTGGCGAATCCTTTGATTCCAAGCGGCACTGGCGACCAGTGATGGCCCTGGAACTTTTGCACACTTATTCACTGATTCATGACGATTTACCGGCCATGGACAATGATGATTTGCGTCGGGGTGAGCCCACTAATCACGTTAAATTTGGCGCGGGTATGGCCACCTTAGCTGGCGACGGCTTACTGACGTTGGCTTTTCAGTGGCTGACGGCAACGGATTTGCCAGCACAGACCCAAGCGGCTTTGACCCTGGCGCTCGCCCAGGCGGCGGGACCTCACGGTATGGTCGCAGGTCAAGCGAAGGACATTCAATCTGAACACGTGGACCTGCCATTGGCACGGTTACGAGTTCTGCATAAGGAAAAGACTGGTGCATTGCTGCATTACGCAGTTCAGGCCGGCTTAATTCTGAGTGAAACACCGCAAAATCAGTGGGCACCTTACCTTCAATTTGCGGACGCTTTTGGGCTGGCCTTCCAAATCTATGATGATATTTTGGATGTGGTCAGTACGCCGCAAGAATTGGGTAAGGCGACGCAGAAGGATGCCGGCGAAGCCAAGAATACGTACCCAGGTAAGCTTGGACTACAAGGTGCTAATCAAGCCCTGATCGATACGATTCAGGCTGGTCAGACGGCCCTACAGGCGTTGCCGGCTAGTGCTGCCCGAAATCAATTGGCCGCATTCTTTAGTTACTTTGACACGAAACGGGTGGAAAATAGATGA
- a CDS encoding exodeoxyribonuclease VII small subunit: MSEDKKPTFEENLTTLETIVSQLEQGDIPLEQALDQFQKGVALSKDLQATLQDAEKTLTTMMNDSDQEVAFEAPQGGTGDAD; this comes from the coding sequence ATGAGTGAAGATAAGAAACCAACCTTTGAAGAAAATTTAACGACTCTGGAAACCATTGTTTCGCAACTTGAACAAGGTGATATCCCTTTGGAACAGGCTTTGGATCAATTTCAAAAGGGTGTTGCACTCAGCAAGGACTTGCAAGCGACACTGCAGGACGCTGAAAAGACGCTAACTACCATGATGAATGATTCAGACCAAGAGGTGGCCTTTGAGGCGCCACAAGGGGGCACGGGTGATGCCGATTGA
- the xseA gene encoding exodeoxyribonuclease VII large subunit: protein MATNDYLTVTALTQYLKRKFDVDPYLGKVYLTGEISNFRLRPHAHQYFSLKDDHAKISAIMFKSAFEKLKFTPEVGMKVLVTGRISLYEPSGSYQIYVERMEPDGIGQLYQAYEQLKKKLATEGLFDAPKRPLPRFPKRIAVVTSPSGAVIRDIITTARRRYPIAQIVLYPAVVQGDAAAPDIVRQIQRANAAGNFDTLIIGRGGGSIEDLWPFNEESVARAIAASELPVISSVGHETDTTIADLVADVRAATPTAAAELAVPVLSDELLKLQQERTRLYNAMSNRLNFQRERLKKLMTAYVFRQPQRLYETYLQRLDRAQQGLTRNLQATLRQRNQRFQLAKQGLISQSPLERVHRDQLTVSQTSARLNTEAKRYLTTKQERVAQLINGLDYLSPLKIMGRGYSYVTQDDHVVRRVSDLKPAKATIHLSDGTAEANITAIKPASEDTHE, encoded by the coding sequence TTGGCGACAAATGATTATCTGACGGTCACGGCGCTGACGCAGTATCTAAAGCGTAAGTTTGACGTGGATCCATACTTGGGCAAGGTTTATCTGACGGGAGAAATTTCAAACTTTCGTCTGCGACCACACGCGCATCAATATTTCAGTCTCAAGGATGACCACGCTAAAATCAGTGCCATCATGTTTAAATCAGCCTTTGAAAAATTAAAATTTACGCCTGAAGTCGGCATGAAGGTCCTCGTGACCGGGCGAATTTCCCTGTATGAACCCAGTGGGAGTTATCAAATCTACGTGGAACGCATGGAGCCGGATGGTATTGGCCAGCTCTATCAGGCGTACGAACAGTTAAAGAAAAAACTGGCCACTGAGGGCTTGTTTGATGCGCCTAAGCGGCCATTACCGCGCTTTCCAAAGCGTATCGCCGTGGTAACGAGTCCTAGCGGTGCCGTTATTCGTGATATTATTACGACGGCCCGGCGACGTTACCCGATTGCCCAAATTGTGCTGTATCCGGCGGTAGTTCAAGGCGACGCTGCGGCACCCGACATTGTTCGCCAGATTCAGCGGGCGAACGCGGCGGGGAATTTTGACACGTTGATTATTGGCCGGGGCGGTGGGTCGATTGAAGACCTCTGGCCGTTTAATGAAGAGAGTGTGGCTCGAGCGATTGCTGCGAGTGAGTTGCCAGTGATTTCGTCCGTTGGTCATGAGACCGATACGACAATTGCTGACTTGGTGGCCGACGTCCGGGCAGCGACACCAACGGCTGCGGCTGAGTTGGCAGTGCCAGTCTTAAGTGACGAGCTGCTTAAGCTTCAGCAAGAGCGTACCCGGCTCTATAATGCAATGAGTAATCGGCTTAATTTTCAACGTGAACGGCTCAAGAAACTTATGACTGCGTACGTTTTTCGGCAACCGCAGCGGTTGTACGAGACTTATTTACAGCGGCTCGATCGGGCTCAGCAGGGGTTAACGCGTAACTTACAGGCCACGTTGCGGCAACGGAACCAGCGCTTTCAGTTAGCTAAGCAGGGACTGATTAGCCAGTCGCCACTAGAACGGGTGCACCGGGATCAACTGACGGTGAGTCAGACTAGTGCGCGGTTAAACACGGAGGCCAAACGGTATTTGACGACGAAGCAAGAACGTGTTGCGCAGTTAATTAATGGATTGGACTACCTAAGTCCCTTAAAAATTATGGGACGTGGCTATAGTTACGTGACGCAGGACGACCACGTTGTGCGGCGGGTCAGTGACTTGAAGCCGGCTAAGGCGACCATCCACCTGAGCGATGGAACGGCGGAAGCTAATATTACGGCAATTAAACCAGCATCGGAGGATACACATGAGTGA
- a CDS encoding bifunctional 5,10-methylenetetrahydrofolate dehydrogenase/5,10-methenyltetrahydrofolate cyclohydrolase, translating to MTTIIDGKQLAKKVNAKTKERVSALKERGRVPGLVVIIVGDDPASAIYVRNKHRKATQLGINSIVRELPATVSQEELLAIVETYNVDPSVHGILVQSPLPVGLDEQAIVAAIAPAKDVDGFHPLNVGRLFANLPGNHPVSCTPRGIMTMLHSLPVHLRGKHAVVVGRSMIVGRPMAAMLLNADMTVSVAHIYTKNLSELTRTADVLVVATGVAHLIKEADVKPGAIVIDVGMDRDENGKLTGDVDFDGVAEKTAAITPVPGGVGPMTIATLMEQTVDLCEWSE from the coding sequence ATGACGACCATCATCGATGGCAAGCAACTTGCTAAGAAAGTTAACGCAAAGACTAAGGAACGGGTATCCGCACTGAAAGAGCGTGGCCGCGTTCCTGGGCTCGTAGTGATCATCGTGGGGGATGATCCAGCCAGCGCCATTTATGTGCGTAACAAGCATCGTAAGGCAACGCAATTGGGCATCAATTCCATTGTGCGGGAGCTCCCCGCAACGGTTAGTCAGGAAGAGCTATTGGCCATCGTTGAAACCTATAACGTGGATCCTAGTGTTCACGGAATTCTGGTGCAATCGCCGTTACCGGTTGGATTGGATGAGCAGGCCATTGTTGCGGCTATTGCCCCCGCTAAGGATGTCGATGGCTTCCACCCTTTAAATGTAGGGCGGTTGTTCGCTAATTTGCCAGGGAATCATCCGGTTTCTTGCACCCCACGGGGTATTATGACAATGCTGCATTCCTTACCTGTTCACTTGCGAGGTAAGCATGCGGTGGTGGTTGGCCGGAGTATGATTGTTGGTCGGCCGATGGCTGCAATGTTGTTGAATGCTGACATGACGGTCAGTGTGGCCCATATTTATACGAAGAACTTAAGTGAATTGACCCGGACCGCCGACGTTCTGGTTGTTGCGACTGGTGTGGCGCATCTGATCAAGGAAGCCGACGTGAAGCCTGGTGCCATCGTCATTGACGTAGGGATGGATCGCGACGAGAATGGCAAATTGACTGGGGACGTTGATTTTGACGGCGTTGCGGAAAAGACAGCGGCCATTACGCCGGTGCCCGGTGGTGTTGGGCCTATGACGATTGCCACCTTGATGGAACAAACTGTTGATTTATGTGAGTGGAGTGAATAA
- the nusB gene encoding transcription antitermination factor NusB: protein MTLTRHQIRERAFQMLFALNANPDADHDALFQRVLTDDPNQLVPVPDYLQTLVDGVLASQSDLDAQIDQYLSTGWQLKRIAKTDLVILRLAFYEIDDVEEVPNRVAVNEALELAKKFSDDRSRRFINGVLAHTLDGDDANTES from the coding sequence GTGACACTTACACGACATCAAATTCGGGAACGCGCGTTTCAAATGCTTTTTGCCTTGAACGCCAATCCCGATGCCGATCATGATGCGTTGTTCCAACGTGTTTTGACGGATGACCCGAACCAACTCGTTCCAGTGCCAGATTACTTGCAGACTCTGGTAGACGGTGTTTTAGCGAGCCAAAGTGATTTGGATGCGCAAATCGACCAATACTTGAGTACTGGGTGGCAATTAAAGCGAATCGCCAAGACTGACTTGGTGATCCTGCGGTTGGCATTTTACGAAATCGATGACGTGGAAGAAGTTCCTAACCGAGTAGCCGTTAACGAAGCCTTGGAATTAGCCAAGAAGTTTAGTGACGACCGGTCCCGTCGATTCATCAACGGTGTGTTAGCACACACGTTAGATGGCGACGACGCGAATACAGAATCCTAG
- a CDS encoding Asp23/Gls24 family envelope stress response protein, translating into MAEDTNIILESKEPALGKIEVAPQVLEIIVGIAASQTEGVARMRGSLANSVTELFGRKEQHGKGVKLVFDGDELAVDVYVYLNYGVAVPKVALAIQDSVKQQLLFMTDLDLREVNVHVEGVIPEKTAQQVDPDNLFNQTDEGDSDQ; encoded by the coding sequence ATGGCAGAAGATACTAATATTATTTTAGAATCCAAGGAACCTGCTTTGGGCAAGATCGAAGTGGCACCGCAAGTCCTCGAAATCATCGTCGGCATCGCGGCTAGTCAAACTGAAGGGGTCGCTCGGATGCGAGGTTCTCTGGCAAACAGCGTCACCGAATTATTTGGTCGCAAGGAGCAACATGGCAAGGGCGTTAAATTAGTCTTTGACGGCGACGAATTGGCGGTCGATGTCTACGTTTACTTGAATTACGGGGTAGCGGTTCCCAAGGTTGCCTTGGCCATTCAAGATAGCGTGAAGCAACAATTGTTGTTCATGACGGACCTCGATTTACGTGAAGTTAACGTTCACGTGGAAGGCGTCATTCCCGAAAAGACGGCGCAACAGGTCGATCCAGATAACCTGTTCAACCAGACCGATGAAGGAGACAGTGACCAATAG
- the efp gene encoding elongation factor P, with amino-acid sequence MAISTADFKNGLTIEVDHAIWRIIEFQHVKPGKGGAFVRSKLKNLRTGAVQEKTFRAGAKMERADIQTRSMQYLYEDADNRVFMDTDNFEQIEVPDDQIKDQLPYLQENMNVDLVQFNSEVLGIEVPNTVVLEVTATEPGIKGNTASGGSKPATMNTGLVVQVPFFVNEGDKLSINTTDGTYISRA; translated from the coding sequence ATGGCAATTTCTACTGCTGATTTTAAAAACGGTTTAACTATTGAAGTCGATCACGCAATCTGGCGGATCATTGAATTCCAACACGTTAAGCCTGGTAAGGGTGGCGCTTTCGTTCGTTCAAAGCTTAAGAACTTACGGACGGGTGCCGTTCAAGAAAAGACTTTCCGTGCCGGTGCCAAGATGGAACGTGCTGATATCCAAACGCGTTCTATGCAATACCTGTACGAAGACGCCGACAACCGGGTCTTCATGGACACTGACAACTTCGAACAAATTGAAGTGCCAGATGACCAAATCAAGGATCAACTGCCATACTTACAAGAAAACATGAACGTTGACTTGGTTCAATTCAATTCCGAAGTCTTAGGAATCGAAGTACCAAACACCGTTGTCTTGGAAGTTACGGCTACTGAACCTGGTATCAAGGGAAACACCGCTTCTGGTGGTTCCAAGCCTGCTACCATGAACACTGGCTTAGTCGTACAAGTGCCATTCTTCGTCAACGAAGGCGACAAGCTCTCCATCAACACCACCGACGGCACGTACATTTCTCGCGCCTAG
- a CDS encoding M24 family metallopeptidase, which yields MMTRIERLQAKFADLSIDSFLVSSPSNQLYLAGASVEPGDGYLLVTANSAVFVTDARYQSELAATMPNVPQTITRNYLQAVDDALEAAHATVLGIEDSLTLAEFDWLDEHLMTDIVPMAGVVDGLRQIKEPTEVAALRHATTLTNEGLLALFDVLKPGMTERQAAQWLERWMQDHGATGPSFGTIVASGERSAWPHGQASDKVLAHGELVTVDCGFYVDGYTSDVTRTVALGDPGEMLRTAYQAVQSAQEKIMAAVKPGVTGGQLDAIGRNFLTERGFGEAFIHGTGHGIGLDIHEGPNIGHGWPDVMTANEVVTVEPGVYFAGKGGIRIEDDLLVTPTGHEVLTTVPRNLIIL from the coding sequence ATGATGACTCGGATTGAACGGTTGCAGGCCAAGTTTGCTGACCTGAGTATCGATAGCTTTTTGGTTTCATCACCCAGCAATCAGCTATATCTAGCTGGTGCGAGTGTCGAACCTGGTGACGGATATTTATTGGTGACGGCTAATTCGGCAGTCTTTGTGACTGATGCCCGCTACCAGAGTGAGCTGGCGGCAACTATGCCAAATGTGCCCCAAACAATCACCCGTAACTATTTACAAGCCGTTGACGACGCCTTAGAGGCTGCTCACGCGACTGTATTGGGTATCGAGGATAGTTTGACCTTGGCCGAATTTGATTGGTTAGACGAGCACCTGATGACTGATATCGTGCCGATGGCTGGTGTAGTTGACGGGCTCCGTCAGATCAAGGAACCGACCGAGGTGGCCGCTCTTCGGCACGCCACGACCCTGACGAATGAAGGACTGTTAGCCCTCTTTGATGTGCTCAAACCCGGGATGACTGAGCGGCAGGCTGCCCAGTGGCTCGAACGCTGGATGCAAGATCACGGTGCAACGGGCCCCAGTTTTGGGACCATCGTAGCTAGTGGGGAGCGTTCCGCCTGGCCACACGGACAAGCGAGTGATAAAGTGTTAGCTCACGGCGAACTCGTAACGGTTGATTGTGGTTTTTACGTGGATGGGTACACCTCTGATGTGACCCGGACGGTGGCTTTGGGCGATCCTGGCGAAATGTTGCGGACGGCTTACCAGGCCGTCCAAAGTGCTCAGGAGAAAATTATGGCGGCAGTTAAACCTGGCGTGACTGGCGGCCAACTGGATGCAATCGGTCGCAATTTCTTGACCGAACGCGGTTTTGGTGAGGCATTCATTCACGGGACCGGCCACGGAATTGGTCTGGACATTCACGAAGGACCGAACATTGGCCATGGTTGGCCAGACGTAATGACCGCTAACGAGGTCGTTACGGTAGAACCCGGTGTTTACTTTGCCGGCAAGGGTGGTATCAGAATTGAGGACGATTTATTGGTGACGCCAACCGGTCACGAAGTCCTGACGACGGTACCCCGGAATTTAATTATTCTGTAA
- the rpmA gene encoding 50S ribosomal protein L27, whose translation MNMNLQFFSHHKGGGSTANGRDSAGRRLGTKAADGSTVTGGSILYRQRGTHIYPGLNVGRGGDDTLFAKVAGVVKFERLGRDKRQVSVYPVAEEAAK comes from the coding sequence ATGAACATGAACTTACAATTCTTCTCTCACCATAAAGGTGGTGGGTCTACTGCTAACGGTCGTGACTCTGCTGGTCGTCGTCTTGGGACGAAGGCTGCTGACGGTTCTACTGTTACCGGTGGTTCTATCCTTTACCGTCAACGTGGGACGCACATTTACCCTGGCTTGAACGTAGGCCGCGGTGGTGACGATACTCTGTTTGCTAAGGTTGCTGGCGTCGTTAAATTCGAACGTCTTGGCCGTGACAAGCGTCAAGTATCCGTATACCCAGTTGCAGAAGAAGCAGCTAAATAA
- a CDS encoding ribosomal-processing cysteine protease Prp, translated as MIHATFHHGTNRIDSFRITGHADSGEYGQDIVCAAVSVLAITTVNALQRIAEIPIEVENRDQEGGYLEVHLPPKLEATTELKGQTLLQSFADGLRDVATNYADYIQFAETKD; from the coding sequence ATGATTCACGCGACGTTCCATCATGGAACTAACCGAATCGATTCATTCCGAATCACTGGCCACGCTGACTCAGGTGAGTATGGTCAAGATATTGTTTGTGCTGCGGTTTCGGTGCTTGCGATTACGACGGTCAACGCTCTACAACGAATCGCTGAGATTCCAATAGAGGTTGAGAATCGTGATCAGGAAGGTGGTTATCTGGAAGTCCACCTCCCACCAAAGCTGGAAGCAACGACCGAATTAAAGGGACAAACACTCCTCCAGAGTTTTGCGGATGGGTTAAGAGATGTCGCCACAAATTACGCGGATTACATTCAATTCGCTGAAACCAAAGATTAA
- the rplU gene encoding 50S ribosomal protein L21: MYAIIVTGGKQYKVEAGQAVYVEKLNVEAGEKVTFDQVVFVGGDTPKIGTPTVAGATVTGTVEKQGLEKKVVTFKYKAKKGQHTKKGHRQPYTKVVVDAINA; encoded by the coding sequence ATGTACGCAATTATCGTAACTGGTGGCAAGCAGTACAAGGTCGAAGCAGGCCAAGCTGTTTATGTCGAAAAGTTGAACGTTGAAGCTGGTGAAAAGGTTACTTTTGACCAAGTTGTCTTTGTCGGTGGCGACACGCCTAAGATTGGGACACCAACTGTTGCAGGTGCAACTGTTACCGGGACTGTTGAAAAGCAGGGTCTGGAAAAGAAGGTTGTTACTTTCAAGTACAAGGCCAAGAAGGGCCAACATACGAAGAAGGGCCACCGTCAACCATACACTAAGGTTGTCGTTGATGCTATCAACGCTTAA
- a CDS encoding TetR/AcrR family transcriptional regulator — protein MHEKGVTIISQTDPRVVRTNERLRMALSHLLQQNSLKQISVQKLTQTAEITRGTFYLHYQDKVDFFEQTEQQVIDEWLAAAKTTLAPNGEPVSGFALGPALRFADNHHQILAVLLHPQFTQFRPRLVQRFERELSQFGEQVQRLNDEPPLDVQVTFLATAFIGLVQHWLRDDRRYRSDYLANSFYQMITPETMPVAGWFAPVGLDLTVGVEKA, from the coding sequence GTGCACGAGAAGGGAGTGACTATCATCAGTCAGACTGATCCGCGGGTGGTACGGACGAATGAGCGCCTAAGAATGGCATTGAGCCACCTATTACAACAAAATTCCTTGAAGCAAATTTCCGTCCAAAAATTAACTCAGACGGCGGAAATTACGCGAGGAACTTTCTACTTACACTATCAAGATAAGGTTGATTTCTTTGAACAGACTGAACAGCAGGTGATCGATGAGTGGCTAGCAGCTGCTAAGACCACGTTGGCGCCAAATGGGGAACCGGTGAGTGGTTTTGCGTTGGGCCCGGCGCTCCGATTTGCGGATAACCATCATCAAATTTTAGCCGTTTTGCTACACCCACAGTTCACCCAATTTCGCCCACGGCTGGTTCAACGGTTCGAACGGGAATTGTCACAATTTGGTGAGCAGGTCCAGCGACTGAATGATGAGCCACCACTGGATGTGCAGGTGACCTTTCTAGCTACAGCATTTATTGGTTTAGTGCAACATTGGTTACGCGATGATCGCCGGTATCGGTCAGACTATTTGGCAAATTCTTTTTACCAGATGATAACGCCGGAAACCATGCCAGTAGCGGGATGGTTCGCCCCGGTGGGGTTAGACTTGACGGTTGGTGTAGAAAAAGCTTGA
- a CDS encoding dUTP diphosphatase produces MLELAKLVQQSIALDEQITADRDIEMTRKSQIENAYVALDVELAEVANTSEWFKVWKTHRGKADEGQTPAETLLTEYTDAMDFFFLVAAKKTWTHLIMLTEEDLTTLENSRPAKDLDQQYLILKRMLFNSHFAHRQEDFRHAWRLFLKWGFVDFGFKQDQIQAAYEAKRQINLDRQAHNY; encoded by the coding sequence GTGTTAGAATTAGCCAAATTAGTACAACAATCGATTGCTTTGGATGAGCAAATCACCGCTGATCGTGATATTGAAATGACGCGCAAGAGTCAAATTGAAAATGCTTACGTGGCCTTAGATGTGGAACTGGCAGAAGTGGCCAATACATCTGAATGGTTTAAGGTTTGGAAGACGCACCGGGGAAAAGCTGATGAAGGTCAGACGCCCGCAGAAACGCTATTGACGGAGTACACGGATGCTATGGACTTCTTCTTCTTGGTAGCGGCTAAAAAGACCTGGACTCATTTAATCATGTTAACGGAAGAGGACCTGACAACACTGGAAAACAGTCGACCTGCCAAGGACCTTGACCAACAGTATTTGATTTTGAAACGGATGCTGTTTAACAGTCATTTTGCTCACCGGCAGGAAGACTTTCGCCATGCTTGGCGGCTTTTCTTGAAGTGGGGGTTCGTTGACTTTGGTTTTAAGCAGGATCAGATTCAAGCGGCTTATGAGGCCAAACGCCAAATCAACTTAGATCGGCAAGCACATAACTATTAA
- a CDS encoding exonuclease SbcC has translation MDNQEQQASAADVLTQAIASKLDYLSTLQAAVQHGDDRQVYELLDQVRYYEEVKKTRSTRSVNHLAELVDNIHPQIAHYLSDKLIDYLGHIYPFFYYEEYTTGLFHIYFGNWWDRRLFGDLDVINVRFDFDKTEYQKLRDSFALESQNQRLNTAKIEAISAESEQLQGLVDAQTTRDNQKADLRDQLKENSGKSSLPWDSGKLKDERQRIIDQLTKLADEDEKALNAHKLIKANDDKILVLSKEDTILNYEKQSIRDSFDDFEHFEAHNASLYADYLNSLLGKSEGEVTVDD, from the coding sequence ATGGATAATCAAGAACAACAAGCTAGTGCGGCCGATGTCTTAACGCAGGCAATCGCAAGTAAACTCGATTACTTAAGTACGTTGCAGGCTGCGGTTCAGCACGGCGATGACCGACAAGTTTACGAACTGCTTGACCAAGTTCGTTATTATGAAGAAGTTAAGAAGACCCGTTCGACGCGGTCAGTGAACCATTTAGCTGAATTAGTCGACAATATTCACCCCCAAATTGCGCACTACTTAAGCGATAAGTTGATCGATTATTTGGGGCATATTTACCCATTCTTCTACTACGAGGAATACACGACGGGCTTGTTCCATATCTACTTTGGAAATTGGTGGGACCGGCGTTTATTTGGGGACCTGGATGTCATCAACGTTCGGTTTGATTTTGATAAGACCGAATATCAGAAGTTACGGGATTCATTTGCCCTGGAAAGTCAAAACCAACGACTAAACACGGCCAAAATTGAAGCCATTTCTGCTGAGAGTGAACAACTTCAAGGCTTAGTTGATGCTCAAACGACCCGGGATAACCAAAAGGCCGATCTTCGTGACCAATTGAAGGAAAACAGCGGCAAGAGCAGCTTGCCTTGGGACTCTGGAAAGCTGAAAGACGAACGTCAACGGATCATTGATCAGTTGACTAAGCTCGCTGACGAGGATGAAAAGGCTTTGAATGCTCACAAGTTGATTAAAGCTAATGATGACAAGATCCTGGTGTTATCGAAGGAAGACACCATCTTGAACTACGAAAAACAGAGTATTCGGGATTCCTTTGATGATTTTGAACACTTCGAGGCTCACAACGCCAGTCTGTACGCAGATTACCTAAATAGTTTATTAGGCAAGAGCGAGGGTGAGGTGACTGTCGATGATTAA